One genomic segment of Coregonus clupeaformis isolate EN_2021a unplaced genomic scaffold, ASM2061545v1 scaf0052, whole genome shotgun sequence includes these proteins:
- the LOC121567794 gene encoding olfactory receptor 52B2-like, whose translation MDDFSNVSSVLTLEGFDLPPESAFAAFIFATLSYIIILFCNLVLILTIVLNRSLHQPMYLLLLNLPINDLIGSTALFTQVIKELLLDTRTIQYSACVTQAFFIHVYGTGAVFILTAMAYDRYVAICCPLRYNTIMTNAHIMKIITLIWVCDLILMGVLFFLLLRLPRCRSLMAHSYCDNPSLLKLVCANTAINNIYGLFITALMQVIVVWTILYTYLRILVTCFRNKGSADTKSKALQTCATHLIVFLLLECLGLLTVISYRLSQFPPQLRRLIGVSTLIFPPTLNPIIYGLKTKDIRVKAMHFLRTKIFPS comes from the coding sequence ATGGATGACTTCTCAAATGTGTCTTCTGTTTTGACACTAGAAGGCTTCGATCTCCCCCCTGAAAGTGCCTTTGCCGCATTTATTTTTGCCACATTGAGCTATATAATCATTCTCTTCTGTAACCTGGTCCTGATTCTCACCATCGTCCTCAATAGGAGTCTCCACCAGCCCATGTACCTTCTGCTGCTAAACCTACCCATCAACGACCTTATAGGCTCCACGGCCCTCTTTACACAGGTCATCAAAGAGCTTTTACTTGACACAAGGACCATTCAATACTCTGCTTGTGTCACACAAGCTTTCTTTATTCATGTCTACGGGACGGGAGCTGTGTTCATTCTCACCGCTATGGCCTATGACAGATATGTTGCCATATGTTGCCCTTTGAGGTACAACACAATTATGACCAACGCTCACATCATGAAAATCATCACACTGATATGGGTGTGTGACTTGATTTTGATGGGGGTGCTGTTTTTCCTGCTGCTACGGTTACCACGCTGTAGATCTCTGATGGCACATTCCTACTGTGACAACCCCTCCCTGTTGAAACTGGTCTGTGCTAACACAGCCATCAATAACATCTATGGACTCTTCATTACTGCCCTCATGCAGGTCATAGTTGTTTGGACCATTCTCTACACTTACCTTCGGATACTTGTCACGTGTTTCAGAAACAAAGGATCAGCCGACACTAAAAGCAAAGCTCTGCAGACTTGTGCTACACATTTAATTGTTTTTCTCCTCTTAGAGTGTTTAGGGCTTCTCACTGTTATTTCATACAGACTGAGCCAATTTCCCCCGCAATTACGGAGACTCATAGGAGTTTCCACATTAATTTTCCCCCCAACTTTAAATCCAATCATATATGGTCTTAAAACAAAGGATATCAGAGTAAAAGCAATGCATTTCTTGCGGACAAAGATCTTTCCATCCTAG